In the Streptomyces sp. f51 genome, one interval contains:
- a CDS encoding SH3 domain-containing protein — MRTTPALRTFAGALLSGGVLTALAAGPALAATGSAPTGDGSGSPVWGTVISRGEMNLRLQPSTDSPVVGALSPGSQDRVQCAVNGQSVLGTTVWYWLVGAHAWASSAFVDTGGRSVPSCSDPCPDQKDGTWHNAHWDNGRSPRNDPGWSMTASGSWTFTVTSAWSWTVSGSSSNSWDWVPGGR, encoded by the coding sequence ATGCGCACCACCCCAGCCCTGCGGACGTTCGCCGGGGCCCTGCTCAGTGGCGGTGTACTGACCGCCCTGGCCGCCGGACCCGCCCTGGCCGCGACCGGGTCGGCGCCCACCGGCGACGGCTCCGGCAGCCCCGTCTGGGGCACCGTCATCTCCCGCGGGGAGATGAACCTGCGGCTCCAGCCCAGCACGGACTCGCCCGTCGTCGGCGCGCTCTCACCGGGCAGCCAGGACCGCGTCCAGTGCGCGGTGAACGGGCAGAGCGTGCTCGGCACCACCGTCTGGTACTGGCTCGTCGGCGCCCACGCCTGGGCCAGTTCCGCCTTCGTCGACACCGGCGGCCGCTCGGTGCCGAGTTGCTCGGACCCGTGTCCCGACCAGAAGGACGGGACCTGGCACAACGCGCACTGGGACAACGGGCGCAGCCCGCGCAACGACCCCGGCTGGAGCATGACGGCCTCCGGTTCCTGGACCTTCACCGTCACCAGCGCGTGGAGCTGGACCGTGTCCGGCTCCTCCTCGAACTCCTGGGACTGGGTCCCAGGTGGCAGGTGA
- a CDS encoding FUSC family protein has product MSREFPIGLTPPDWLVRNLRPERVPVNRAAAARAAVALALPLAVGLACGQPAYGALASMGALSGVIGDTADAYRMRIFNIAVPQLFGAIGVTIGAAVHGHGWTAVATVTLVALVSGMISSIGAVASVTGLLLLLNCVIGAGLPLPGAWWLAPLLMSGGGLLVLALTLLAWPLRSGVPERSAVAGTYRTVADLLAAGGTDAYERLRLAVTRSLNESYDLVLARRAFHHGRSPDLVRLLAQLNALTPVVEAAPAAHQRGAPLPAAIPAAVHLLADTVETGGTDPLELRLPVPADETARAVDHALRHAARVVADRSPDPRALDDRLGRPAALRVRAARATRNVLLSGASWRYGTRLALCIGLGQVLVSTVEVPRSYWVALTITFVMKPDYGSVFSRALLRALGTVAGLVIAAAVFTVVPRGWWDVPALMVLGALIPALTPRGYGYQTAAITPVILLLSDNLNHQGTGLIVPRLVDSLIGCAIALVAGYLLWPESWHARVGDRLAQAVADTAGYVELAFGDAADPAARARSRRRLYRDLSSIRTEFQRALTEPPPNGRRAAAWMPLVVAVERIVDATTAARVRVRQGAHEPSAAEISTIARQLRELSEGLRGTDVLIAVRTELTGPEDSVLEPVRQEVAAARAIASPH; this is encoded by the coding sequence ATGTCCCGCGAGTTCCCCATCGGCCTCACCCCTCCCGACTGGCTGGTCAGGAACCTCCGACCGGAGCGGGTCCCCGTCAACCGGGCCGCCGCCGCCCGCGCCGCCGTGGCCCTGGCGCTCCCCCTCGCCGTCGGACTCGCCTGCGGACAGCCCGCGTACGGCGCCCTCGCCTCCATGGGCGCGCTGTCCGGGGTCATCGGCGACACCGCGGACGCGTACCGCATGCGGATCTTCAACATCGCCGTCCCGCAGCTCTTCGGCGCGATCGGCGTCACGATCGGCGCCGCGGTCCACGGACACGGCTGGACCGCCGTCGCGACGGTGACCCTGGTCGCCCTGGTGTCCGGGATGATCTCGTCGATCGGCGCCGTCGCCTCCGTCACCGGACTGCTGCTGCTCCTCAACTGCGTGATCGGCGCCGGACTTCCGCTCCCCGGCGCCTGGTGGCTGGCCCCGCTGCTGATGTCCGGCGGCGGACTCCTCGTCCTCGCGCTGACCCTGCTCGCCTGGCCGCTGCGCTCGGGGGTTCCGGAGCGCTCCGCCGTCGCGGGCACCTACCGCACGGTCGCGGACCTCCTCGCCGCCGGCGGCACCGACGCGTACGAACGTCTCCGCCTCGCCGTCACCCGGTCCCTCAACGAGTCGTACGACCTCGTCCTCGCCCGGCGCGCCTTCCACCACGGCCGCAGCCCCGACCTCGTCCGGCTGCTCGCCCAGCTGAACGCCCTCACCCCCGTCGTCGAGGCCGCGCCCGCCGCCCACCAGCGGGGCGCGCCCCTGCCCGCCGCGATCCCCGCCGCCGTGCACCTGCTCGCCGACACCGTCGAGACCGGCGGCACGGACCCCCTCGAACTGCGGCTGCCCGTACCGGCCGACGAGACCGCGCGCGCCGTCGACCACGCCCTGCGGCACGCCGCCCGTGTCGTGGCCGACCGGTCCCCCGACCCGCGCGCCCTCGACGACCGGCTCGGCCGGCCCGCCGCGCTGCGCGTCCGCGCAGCCCGCGCCACCCGCAACGTCCTGCTGTCGGGTGCCTCCTGGCGCTACGGCACCCGGCTCGCCCTGTGCATCGGCCTCGGCCAGGTGCTCGTCTCGACCGTCGAAGTGCCGCGCTCGTACTGGGTCGCCCTCACCATCACCTTCGTCATGAAGCCCGACTACGGTTCCGTCTTCTCCCGGGCCCTGCTGCGCGCGCTCGGCACGGTCGCGGGTCTCGTGATCGCGGCGGCCGTGTTCACGGTGGTGCCGCGCGGCTGGTGGGACGTGCCCGCGCTGATGGTGCTCGGCGCGCTCATCCCGGCCCTGACCCCGCGCGGCTACGGCTACCAGACCGCCGCCATCACCCCGGTGATCCTGCTGCTGTCCGACAACCTCAACCACCAGGGGACCGGGCTCATCGTCCCCCGGCTCGTCGACTCCCTGATCGGCTGCGCCATCGCCCTGGTGGCCGGATACCTGCTGTGGCCGGAGAGCTGGCACGCCCGGGTCGGCGACCGGCTGGCCCAGGCGGTCGCCGACACCGCCGGCTATGTCGAGCTGGCCTTCGGGGACGCCGCCGATCCCGCGGCCCGCGCCCGCAGCAGACGCCGGCTGTACCGCGACCTCTCCTCCATCCGTACGGAGTTCCAGCGCGCGCTGACCGAGCCGCCGCCGAACGGGCGCCGCGCCGCGGCCTGGATGCCGCTCGTCGTCGCCGTCGAACGGATCGTGGACGCGACGACCGCCGCCCGGGTCAGGGTCAGGCAGGGCGCGCACGAACCGTCCGCGGCCGAGATCTCCACCATCGCGCGCCAGTT